GTGAGGCCGCAAGGCCTTGGACGCGCGAGGCGATATTGACCGTCTGGCCAAAATAGTCCTGCTGGCCATTGAGGGTCACCGCGAGGCATGAGCCTTCATGGATGCCCATCTTCAGGCGCAGGCTCTGGTGCTGACGCTCGGCGCCAAGATCGCTCATCGCCTCGCGCATGCGGATCGCCGCGGCAATGGCGCGGTCGGGTGTCTCGAAGGTCGCCATCACGGCATCGCCGATGGTCTTCACGACCGCCCCTCGTTCGGACGCGATGATCTCCTGCAACAGCCTGAAATGCTCGTTGACTAGATCGAAAGCGACGAGGTCACCGACGTGCTCATAAAGCTCGGTGGAGTCCTTGAGATCGCTGAACAGGAAAGTCAGGCTCAGGATCTTGAGGCGCTGGCCGATGGCGAGCGTGTCGGTCCGGTAGATATCGCGAAACGTCTGGTTGGTGAGCAGACGCGTTGCCGTGAGAACCGACTTTCGTCGCTTGAGGATGTCGTCCAGCGCCGGGTTCGCCACCCATACCGCCGGCAACACGCGACCGTCGGTGCGGTTATCCAGGGCGAGGCGCAGCGGCCCGGGTCGCAAGCCAACGGTGTCGACGGGAACCTGGATCTTGTTGAAGATCACCGACAGGTTCTGGCGCTCGCTGGTCTCTTCGCCGCTGACCTCCAGGAACTGGGCCGCATGCGTCACGGGATCGAACACGATCAACGTGCCCTGCGGCACCTGCAGGGAAAGGATGGCCCTTTCGCCTGCCGGCAAGTCGACGATTTCGAGCGTGACGTCGTCCAGCAGGCTCTCCAGATCGTCCGGAAGATCGATCGCCGAACTCCAGAAGATCTGGCGATAATATTCGGCCGCGGACAGTTCGTCGGGATTATGGGCCGCGATCTTTCGCAGGCGCGGGCTTACCGTAAAAGTCACCTCGACCAGATTGTCGAGCGTCGTCTCGTAGCCCGCGGCGCAGAAAGCGCAATTATACTGCGACCGATCCAGGGTCTTCAGGCTCTTGTTGGCGGAAAGAACCCCGGCGCAGCTCGGGCACATCACGTTCCAGGTCATCTCGAACATGCCGAGCCCGACCGCATTCAGGAGTGCGGCGATGACCCGCTCTTCGTCGATGCCCGCCGTGCCGGCGAGATCGAGCGCGTTCATCTTGTTCAGGGCATGATCCGGGGCATCCCGCACCATGCGCTCGAGCAAGTCCACAACGGCTTCGTCGGACGACTGACGCAGGGCCGCAAACAAGGTCTCGGTTTCGCTCATGAGACAATGCTACCTGAAAGAAGGCAGCGCGAACACCCGCTACCCATCACGTGCGCGTCGTCATAGCCCTCGCTGGTCGGCTTGCGCACGGCGCAAATGCGGGGAGCCTGTCATTCAAGACAAAAAGCCCGCGATGAAATCGCGGGCTTTTTGCTCAAGCGGCGATGGCGATACCGGTCA
This portion of the Bradyrhizobium sp. AZCC 2262 genome encodes:
- a CDS encoding adenylate/guanylate cyclase domain-containing protein, which gives rise to MSETETLFAALRQSSDEAVVDLLERMVRDAPDHALNKMNALDLAGTAGIDEERVIAALLNAVGLGMFEMTWNVMCPSCAGVLSANKSLKTLDRSQYNCAFCAAGYETTLDNLVEVTFTVSPRLRKIAAHNPDELSAAEYYRQIFWSSAIDLPDDLESLLDDVTLEIVDLPAGERAILSLQVPQGTLIVFDPVTHAAQFLEVSGEETSERQNLSVIFNKIQVPVDTVGLRPGPLRLALDNRTDGRVLPAVWVANPALDDILKRRKSVLTATRLLTNQTFRDIYRTDTLAIGQRLKILSLTFLFSDLKDSTELYEHVGDLVAFDLVNEHFRLLQEIIASERGAVVKTIGDAVMATFETPDRAIAAAIRMREAMSDLGAERQHQSLRLKMGIHEGSCLAVTLNGQQDYFGQTVNIASRVQGLAASRSIVVTEQVVENAHARTLLETSGLKPTPRRVALTGIAEKVSVYEIS